In Rhizobium sp. BG4, the genomic stretch CTTCATCATTCCGCTGATTCTTCGGTTGCGCGGGCGCGGGCAGGTCCTTTCCCAGCTCGCTGCAAACGAAGACTAACAAAAAGACGCCACTAACCCCTACCTGCCAACCGGCCCGCGCAAGCGGGCCGGTTTTTTTTCCGTTTTGACTGCAAGATGATTGGATGGACCGCTTTGTATTCCATAAATTTCGCTAGTGAAATTTGCGGTATTGGCGACCTCTTAGAGTTAATTCTGTTTTAATCCCTCAGCCATTACTTTGATAAGAATCGTATATGATGTCGCATCTTCGTATTTCTATTGCTGATGTCATATACTTTCATATTTTCATTTTAGGATCATTCGATGAAGCGCCCCCGCATCAAGATGTTATTGTCTGCCATTTTCGCCGCCGTCGCGATCATGTTTGCATTGCTTGGATGGATGGCGATCAGCAGCATGAGCATGCTGCACGGCCAGACCGAGGTGATCGCCACGAACTGGATCCCGAAGATCTCGACGGGCAAAAGCATCGAGAGCGCCTTCTACCAGCTCGACAACGCCTATTCGCAGCACATCCTGGCTTCGACGCCTGAGGAGATGAAATCTGCCGAAGCGCTGATTGCCGAGCGGAACGGCGCGCTTCAGAAGCAGCTGGAGACCTATCATCCGCTGATCTCGACGCCGAAGGGCGCAGACTTGATCAAGTCTATCGAAGACAGCATCGATGCCTATCGCAAGGCGTCCGAACACATGGTCGAGCTTTCCTCGGCAGGCAAGGATGCGGAGGCCAAGGCTTCGCTTTCCGGCGAGATGCGCACGGCGATGAACAATGCCAGCGCCCATCTGAACGAACTGCTCGACTTCAACACGGCGAGCTCCGAGAAAATCCATCAGCAGGGTGCTGACGTGTTCCGGTCGACGCTGGTATTCGCCTGCAGCCTGATTGCCGGATGCCTTGCCATCCTCATTGCCTCGGTGGTCTTTGCGATTGCCGGTATTGCGCGGCCGATCGAGGCGATCACGGCGTCGATGCGCGTACTTGCCGGCGGCAATGACGAGGCGGCGATTCCCTTTGCCGGGCGTACCGACGAGATCGGCGACATGGCGGCGGCGGTTGAGGTGTTCCGTGCCAATTCAGTCGCCAACAAGCGGCTGGAGCGGGAAGGGGCCGAGCAGCGCCATCTCACCGAAGAGCAGCGGCTTCGCACGGCCGAAAGCGATCGCATCAGGGCCGAGCAGATGCGCCAGGCGACGTCGGGCCTTGGAAATGGTCTCAAGCATCTGGCATCCGGCGACCTGTCCTTCCAGCTCGACCAGCCTTTCGCGGAAGATTTCGAATCCCTTCGTGCCGATTTCAACGGCTCGGTGACACAGCTTGCTGAGGTTCTGCGCGCCGTTTCCGCCAGCGCCTCGTCGATCGACAGCGGCAGCCGCGAGATCAGCCAGAGCGCCGACGACCTGTCGCAGCGAACCGAGCGTCAGGCCTCCTCGCTGGAGGAGACGGCGGCGGCACTCGACGAGATCACGGCGAACGTTGCCAATTCCTCGAAGCGTGCCGAAGAGGCGAAGGTCGTTGCCGTTGAGGCGAATGAGAGCGCCGCGAAGTCTGGCGCCGTCGTCTCCGATGCAGTCCGGGCGATGGAGCGCATCGAGCAGTCGTCGAGCCAGATTTCCAACATCATCGGCGTCATCGACGATATCGCCTTCCAGACCAACCTGTTGGCGCTGAACGCCGGTGTCGAGGCTGCGCGTGCCGGCGAGGCGGGCAAGGGCTTTGCCGTTGTTGCACAGGAGGTGCGCGAGCTGGCGCAGCGGTCCGCCCAGGCGGCACGCGAGATCAAGTCGCTGATCGACGCCTCGACGGGCGAAGTCGAGGCGGGCGTGCGGCTGGTGCGCGAGACCGGCGATGCGCTGACGGCGATCGGCGAGCACGTTGCCGTCATCAACCGCCACATGGAGGCAATCGCCACGTCGTCGCGCGAGCAGTCTCTCGGCCTCAACGAGGTGAACGCTGCCGTCAACCAGATGGACCAGGTGACCCAGCAAAATGCCGCGATGGTCGAGGAGACAAGTGCGGCCGGTGCCACACTTGCCACCGAGAGCGGCCGGTTGCGCGACCTGATCGGCAGGTTCAGGCTCGGCCAGCAGCAGGCGGCTGCGCCTGCCGCAAGGGCGGTCAGCGAGGCGGCTCCGCGTGCGGCGCGCTATGCAACTTCGGGCAACGCCGCACTGAAGCAGGAATGGTCGGAATTCTGAGTTTCACCACAGCCTGAACGCGATCGAAGCCCGGCTCTCATGTGGCCGGGCTTTTGCATTTCGGCCGCCGCATCGGCGTTTTTGCATGGCAGCGCTGAATTTCCGCGACTTGTGGTAGATGTTGCGATGCACCATATGTGAGCAGTCAATAATGAAGCTAAAGCGAGAAGACAATGTCCTACGTTAAGTCCATCCGTGAAGGTTTCCTTGGCCGCGCCTTCGCCGTCATTGGTGCCGCAAATGCAGTCAGCGCCGCAGTCGATGCAGGCCGCCGTCCGCAGGGCCGTCATCTGAAGACGCTCGGCATCGACGCCGATGTGTTCGATCACATCCGCCGCTAAGCGCCGCTGAAACCTACGCATGAAAATAGCCCGCAACCGGTTGGTCGCGGGCTTTATTTTTATCTTGGTGACTGCGGCTGATGCCCCGCCGCAGTCCTGCTATCAGGCTTCCACGCTCTTGGCGTGATGGCCGTGGGCAAGTCCTTCCGCTGCTTCCTTGCGGTTATGACGGATCGACGACCAGAGCGAGATGCCGATCAGCGTCGCGCCACCGAGACCGGTGATCACCTCAGGAATGTGGTAGAGCGTCTGGACATACATGATCACTGCCAGGATCAGGATCGCATAGAACGCGCCGTGTTCCAGGTAGCGGTATTCCGTCAGCGTTCCCTTTTCGACCAGCATGATCGTCATCGAGCGAACGTACATGGCGCCGATGCCAAGGCCGATGGCGATGATGAAGAGGTTCTGCGTCAGGGCGAAGGCGCCGATGACGCCGTCGAACGAGAAGCTGGCATCCAGCACTTCCAGATAGATGAAGGCGCCGAGACCGCCGCGGGCGGCTTCGCTCATCGCCCGCTGCGAGGCATCCAGCAGGCCGCCGATGACTTCGACAGCCAGGAAGGTCACTAGGCCATAGATCGCGCTATAGACGAAGGTGGTGGCTTCCTCGCCTTCCAGAAGCGACGAGAAGAGCAGGATGAGCAGGAGAACGACAGCGATCTCGATGCCCTTGATGGCCGCACCGCGCGACATCATCCGCTCCAGCGAGGAGATCCAGTGGATATCCTTCTCGTGGTTGAAGAAGTAGGAGAGGCCGACCATCATCAGGAACGTGCCGCCGAAGGCTGCGATCGGCAGGTGGGCGTCGTTCATGATGCGGGCATATTCGGCCGGTTCGCGGGCCGCGAGGATGATCGCGTCGATCGGGCCGATACCGGCGGCGATGACGACGATCGCCAGCGGGAAGACGATACGCATGCCGAAGACGGCGATGACGATACCCCAGGTCAGGAAGCGATGCTGCCACTCCGGCGTCATCTCTTTGAGCTTGTTGGCGTTGACGATGGCGTTGTCGAAGGAGAGCGATATCTCCAGCACGGCCAGAACCGCGCAGATGAAGAAGACGGTCGCCATGCCGCCGATCGTGCCGGTCGATTGCCAGCCGAGAATGGCGCCGAGCGCCAGGCCGACTGCGGTGATGATGAAGGACCAGCGGAAATATCCGAGGGTCGACTTATGGCTTTGTGCCTGGTTCATGGCCGCACCTCATTCGTGCGGACATCGTTTTTGACATTGGGTGTCGTGGAGGAACGCGGCATGCCAGAACGGGCATGCGCGAAAGGCATGGTGAACTTGTTCATCGATTGAAAATCCGCCGGCTCTCTGCAGGCGGTACCGACATCACGAGAGCGCCGTAAAAACTCTCGCCAGAGGGGCCCGGCACCAGTGTTTATCCATCGCCGATGTTTTTCGCATGGGGGGCAACCACGCACATCTCTGCGGCGACAGATCAGCGCTTAGGTAATCAACTTATACAGGCAGTCAAGAGGGAAGACGTCTGATCCCAGCACGATTTTCTTTGGAACCTTACGCAGCCCCGGCCGTTTGAATGAGGTTGAGCGATGCGATGCATCGCGGGTGCGATGATAAGGAGGCCGATGATGCAGACTTCGACCCACTCCCCCGACAAGAGAACCGAGGCAGCCGACCGCATGAAGCGGGCACGCCCGAACCGCATGCAGAAGGCACAGGTGCTGCCGCCGCATCAGGTGGATCTCACCCTGCCGCAATCGCCGGTGCATGATGTTCATGTCCCCGCGCATGTGAGCGGCAGCGATCTTTCCAAGGGCGGTCCGGATATTGCCGCCGATGCCATCAAGAACAAGCGCTGAGCCAGTAGCCACTATGAAAGGTGATACGCGAATGGACACTCGTCTTGTGCCGCAGGACATCTATCTCCAGCATGAAGAAGAATGGCGGATGATCCGCACAGCCGAAGACAGCGGCAAGGATGAGCGCAGAGGCAGCGTTGCCTGGAAAGGCATCAAGGCGAAACCGAAGGCTTCGCCATCCCTCGATCAGGAAAGATCGATCCGCAATTGATGTAGATGAGCCCGGCCCAGCCGGGCTTTTTCTCTAGTGGTGATCTTTCTCGTCGGAAGCAGAGAGGCGCTTTTCCATCTTGCCGAAGGCATAGAGAACGCAGACGGCCGCCACGGTGGCGAAGAAGGCGATCGGCCAGTAGCCGAAGCCCATGGCGAGACCGATCGCGCCGGACAGCCACATGCCTGCCCCTGTCGTCAGTCCCCTCACCCGGCCACGGGCAAAGACGATCATTCCAGCAGCCAGAAACGCCACGCCGGCCGTCACCGCTTCGATGACGCGGAGCGGATCGATGCGGACCTGCTGGTCGTCGGCAATGCCGGGCATATGCACGGCCTCGATCGAGATGATGCCGAAGAGGGCGGCGGCGAGGCTGATCAGGATATGCGTTCGAAAGCCCGCCGGGTGATCACGGGCCTCGCGCTCGATGCCGATTAGGCCGCCAAGGATGACCGCGCCGATCATGCGGGCGAAGATAACAGGGTAGTGGATGCGCGACTCGGGAAACATGTCGGCAAAGACAAGGTCCATGGCTTCAGTTCTCCAGCGAAGAATTCTTCGCTGACTAACGCCGGCAGGTCACCTTCGTTCGGCTTCAGAAACCGATCGTCTCTTCGTATTTGTCCCAGGAGCTGTACATGGCGTAGCGGCCAAGGCCCTTGATGGCGAAATTGCCGTAATAGGGGCTGAGCTGGAATTCGGCGGCGGTCTCGCTCATCTTCTCGACGGCGCCGACATAGATTGCCGAGGCAAGACCGGTCCGGTTGGCGCCGTGTTCGCAGTGGATGAGAAGCGGCTTCGGCGCATCGGCCATGATCTTTGCCAGCTTCTGCGCTTCCGCGATCGGCAATTCGCGCGACGAAGACATCGGGAAGTCGATCAGGGTGATGCCGTTGTCGGCCGCCGCCTTCTGTTCGTCGGTGTACCATTCCGTGCGCTTTTCGTTGCGCAGGTTCAGGATGGTGCGGATGCCGTGGTTCTTCGCGTAGGCGTTGACATCGGCGCCGCTCGGCTGCGCTGAGCGGTAGAGCTCTCCAGCGATCACTTCATGGAAATTACCCGTCGCCTGTCCGAGTGCCGCATGCGCGCCGACAAGGGCCGCCAATCCGAGGATGGCGCCTGCGGGCCAGGCTATGAAGGACAGATAACGCATCAGACACCGGTTGCTTTACGCGCGACTAGCCACCCAAATGGGGGCTCAATGTGACGGATGCCAGACCGCACGCATATTATTCTCAGATAGACCTTGTTCCGCTTCGTTGTCCAGCGTCCGCAGAAGCCTGTGCATAGCCATGCCGTTCGCCAACCTTTCGGAAAGGATTGCCGTCCAATAATCCGGCCACTCACGGGATTCGGGACAATGGCGAAGACAGCGACTCGCGGCCGTAGCCGCAAATCATCGGGACGCAGCAAGAGCAGCGGCAGCGGCATCCTGCCCTGGGCGGCGATCGGCATTCTGACCGTCGGCGGCATCTATGCGCACGACAACTGGAAAAGCGTGAAGCCGATGCTGGCCCGCGCACCCGATGTCTCGACGATCACGGCTGCAATCAAGCCGGATGCTCCGAAGGCCACAGCGCCCAAGACTGCGGAAACGAGGACTGCCGAGCCGAAGCCGGCCGTTGCACTCGCTCAGCCGCAGCGTCCGCTGCCGCCGGCCGATGTGCCCGTGCCCGCCGCCCAGCCGGTCAAGGCATCGCCGGCCGATACGCTAAGCGGCAAGGCTGCCTTCGGCTATTGCGGCCAGGGCGAGCATGTGAACTGCGTCGGTGATGGCGGGGTGTTCTGGTACAAGGGCGAGAAGATCGTCGTTGCCGATGCGCTGGTGCCAGATGTCACCAACGCGCGCTGCGAAAACGAGCGGCGCCTCGGCTTTGCCGCCAAATCGCGTGTCTTCAAGTTCCTGAATGCCGGACCCTTCACCATGAATACGGCCGGCAAGGGCGGCAATGACGGCGCCCCGCGGGTGATTTCCCGCGACGGCCGTTCGTTGGGCGCGCAGCTCACGAACGAGGGGCTGGCACGCAAGCCAGGCGCCGGCGGCGCCTGGTGCGCCTGATCTGATTATTTCTTGGCGGGTTTGGCCTCGGGTGTCGGCGCTACTGCTGCGGCGGGCGCCTTCGGCTGAACCGGCGCCTTGCCGTTAGTCTGGAAATTGGCAGCGAAGGTGCTGTCCTTGCTCTCGGCGGTGCATTCGATCGCTACCGGCTTGCCGCCGTAGGGATTGCCGAAGGTGCAGCTGCCGGCAACCTTCACTTCGCCGGTCATCTTCTGTCCGACGCCCGTGGTCACCAGCGTCAGCGGGATCCGGGCATTGCCGTTCGAGGCCGGCTTGATCGCCTTGCCGTCACCCTGGAAGCCCAGCATCTTGCCCTGTGCCGTGAAGATGAAGGTCACGTCGCCGTTCGGCAGCGCCACGGCCGCGATCTCGTTCTTGCAGGGCTTGGAAACATCGAGCTTGCCGACGACAAGCTTGGAGCATCGGCCGGCCAGCGTGGTAACGCCTGCGCTCGGAAAGTTCTGGGATTGGGCGGAGGCCGAACCGGCAAAGGCAAAGGCGGAAATGGTGGCTGCGGAGAGGGCTGCCGCGGCGGTAATCAGTCGTCTCATAAGGTTGCAAATCCTGTCATGCTGCTCGTCTGATCTGTGACTGGCATGTTTGTGTGTCGGAATTTTGCTTTGTTCAAGCCTTCGAGACCCGCAAAGATAGATGGCAGGCAAAAATGAAACGGGCCGCTACAGGGGATCGCGGCCCGTTCCAGGAAGCGGGGGCGCCTTGGCGGCAGCCGCCCTCTTTATCTCTTCAGTGCTGGCGGTTGGCGTCTTCCATCGACCAGCCAAAACGCCATGCCTCATAACGCGCGTACCAAGTTTCGAGGGCTGCAGCGTCCCAGATGGGCATGAATTCCGGGTGCGACATAGGGTTGTCACTCAGCCGGCATCCCAGGATGCGGTCGCGGATGCCCCGCTCCTGCATATTCAGCAGCTCTTCGATTTCCATATGCGTGCCCTCAACCACCGGCCCCTCAGCCGACCCGTTCAAGGAAACATTTCCCTTTACTAATGTCCACAAAAGCCGAACTCATCCCCGTTATTCACAGGATTAATCATGAAAAAGCCTTGACGCATTCGGTGATGCGCCAGTGCAACTTCTATCTGCTTAATCCAGTGCGAATTTAACCTTATTAGCACCTTGTGATGGATGTGTGCTGTTACGCCAACTATAGATTTTTATGGGTTGTAAGAGGGCGTGATGGGCAAGGTCGTATCGAAGATCATCCGGATATTGTTGCATCCGGCATGTGTTTGCATTGCCGCGATATTGTTTTTCGCGCTGATCCGTTACCTCGATACCCGCTGGCGGTTCCTGCCCTATACATTCGCCGTGACGCTGGTGATTGCGGCGATCTTCTTCCTGTTTTCGCGGCGCCCCGTCTTTTCGTTCTATGGCGCGGCGGCGATCGTGCTGTTGCAGACGGCGGCGTCGATCGTGAAGTTCAAGCTCAAGGGCTATTCGCTGCACGTTTTTGATTTCATCTTCACCAGCACCGATACGGCGATCCTCGCGTTCCTCATCAAGTATTATACGCCGCTGGTGGTTGGGGCGATGCTGGCGCTCGTTGCTACCGGCGCATTCCTCTGGGCGCTGTTCCGTGCTGAGAAGCCATGGAATGCGCCGGTGCTCGTCCGGTTGCCGGCGCTGCTTCTGACCGTCGGCGTCTCGATCGGCGCACATCCGACGGCGCGGCCGGGCGATCCGCCGTTCATCTTCGGCTTCAACGCCTCGTCGCTCTTCATGTCCTTCTGGCATATTCCGAGCCTGATCGGTGAGCCGCCGCTGGCCGCCAAGCTGCGGGCCGTCCAGACGCAGGGTGCGCTTGCGGATACGGTCGAATGCGGGCCGGAGGTGGGAAGGGCCGACCTCTATCTTGTGCTGTCGGAGAGCCACGCGTCGCCGATGCGATTTCCCGAGATCAGCTTCCCGCCCGAAATCGCCGACACGTTCCGCTCCGGCGACGGTACGATCAAGCCGATGTTCGTGGAAACCTTTGGCGGCGGCACCTGGATGAGCAATTTCTCGATGCTCACGGGACTTTCCAGCGCCGATTTCAGCTGGCAGGCGCCCTATGTGAACCAGTTGCTCGAAGGCAAGATCAAAGGCGCGCTGCCGGAGATGCTGGCGCGCTGCGGCTATCGCACCGTGGCGATCATGCCGATGAAATATAATGCGGTAAACGAAGGGCCGTTCCTGCGCTCGATCGGCTTACAAGAGGTCTTCGACGCCGCCGATCTGGCGCTGCCGGAATGGGGTGTGAGGGACAAACTCTACTTCGACTTTGCCGAAAAGCTGATTGCCGAGCACCGCAAGACCGACAAGCGGCCGCTATTTCTGGCGATGGAGACGATGTTTGCCCATGCGCCCTACGACAAGGAAATGGTGCCGCAGGCTCTCGTGCCCGCCGAGAGCTTTGCCGATGACCGGAAGGTCAATGAATATGCCAGGCGCGTGGCGCTTGCCCGTGCCGATTTGCAGGCGTTTCTCGATCGCCGTGCCGAGGAGGCGCCGGAGCGGCGCAGCGTCGCCGTCGATTTCGGCGATCACCAGTCCGAAGCGACGCTCGGCTACGCGCTGGCGCTCGATCCCGCGAAGAACATGTTCGCCGATTTCCGCTCGCCCGTTTACGAAACCTACTTCGCGGTGAGGGGCTACGGCGTCGACATCGACTATGCAAAACTCGATCAGGCGGAGGACATCGCCTTCGTCATGGCCCGAATTCTGAACGCCACGGGGCTGCCGATCTCGCCGAAATTCAGAAACCTGAATGAACTGAGCGAGGCCTGCGGCGGGCGCTATCACACCTGCAATGACCGCGGGATTGTCGATGAACACTTGAAAAAGCTAGCAAATTCAGGGCTTCTGGATGCCAGCTGACGGCTAAAATCGTCATCACTAATGTTGTAAAAATATCGTTAAAATTGCCCATAACAAGTTTTTGTTCATCTGCCGTTCAGAAAACTGTTTGGGAAAGACGCAAAGTGGCGCACACTCCTCCTTGTGAATAAGGAGATAGTGCATGATTCGATTGACCGCGGCTCTGACGCTGTTCTCAGTCTATGCGTTTACGATGTTCTTCATCGCATCCATTCCTGAGACCCCGTATCTGCAAACCGCAGCAACGACGATAACCGAAGACGCATCGCTTACGAAGTGAGTTGGGCGAAGAGGGCAGGCTTGGGGGCAAGCCTTTGTACAGGGTGGTGGCGTAAATGATACGCTTCCCTGTGTGACAGAGCTTTTATTGCTTTGTCGTGGTGTCAGGAGTTGCGGCCGGGCTGCCTGACTTTGCTGCGGAACCCTCCCATCACCGCGCTGCCGATTTTTATCCAAGCTTTGCCGGCTAGGTTTCAGCGCGTTTCTCATCCCGCTAATAATCAAGACAAAACAAGCTGCCAGAAGCTGGACGACAGCCGTCGGCCGTACGCTTAGGTTGTGCATTTTTCGCCGCTACGAATCGGGCGTTGTTTCTCCATCCTCGCGCAAGCTTAGTGCGACACATATCCCAGCAGGACAACGGCACATTAAGTTGTAATTGCTGGTTGTATGTGCGCCTGGATTTGCAGTTCGCAAATTGAGGCTTCGAGCGCAACGATGTTGCGATTGCCGTGCCGAGGCCGTGGTTGGGGGACCGTGGCTCGGCTCTATGTGCACTGTCCTGGCATCGGCTCCGTCGAGCGATGTCTTCCAAAGCAGTCTGTCGAACCATCCCCTCATGTAGCAACGCGCGGTGCGCGAAGGCTCCGGTCGTGGCTGGAGCGCGCGGACTGCGGCTTCAGGGATGCGAGAGACAGAGAAATGTAATCGCCAACGCCGGGGCAGGGCAATTTCATGACGTCGATCATCTCCTCCTTTACCAGCAGCCAGATCAAATCCCTGTCGCCGAAGACGATCCGGGAACTCTCGGCAGAGGATATTGCAGGGCTTTCGCCCGAACAGCTCAAGAACCTCAGCAAGGATCAGGTGGCGGCTCTTGAGGCCGAGGATATCCAGGCGCTCAGCTCCACCCAGCTGGGCGCGATCTCGACGAGCGCGATCGCCGGGCTGAAGCCGGAACTGCTCGCCGTGCTCGATGCGGCAAAGATCGCAAGCCTCGGCAAGGATCAGCTGGCGGCATTCAGCGCCACGCAGATTGCATCCCTTACCCCCGATCAGATCGAAGGCCTGACGGTCGACCAGATCAAGGGGCTGAGCGCCACGCAGATCGCGTCGATCGGCCCTGACGATATCATCAAGTTCACGCCTGATGAGGTCGCCGCCATCACGCCTCAGGCGATCAGCGGCCTGAAGCGCGAGACGATCGCAGCGCTGAGCGACGAGCAGATCGCCAAGCTGAGCGCCGACCAGATCAAGGCGCTGACGGCGCAGCAGATGCCAGGTTTCAGTGCTGCCCAGCTCGGCACCTTCTCGGCGGTGCAGATGGGCGCCCTGACGGCAACGCAGGTCGGCGCATTGAGCACGCTGCAGATCGTCGGCTTCAGCGGCAGCCAGATCGGCCAGCTCAGCACGGCGGCGATTGCCGGCCTCAAGGCAACGCAGATTGCGGCGATGACGGAAACGCAGCTTGAGGGCCTTAACGTGGCTCAGGCGGCCGCGTTGACGGCGGCGCAGGTGGCGGCCCTGACACCGGCAGATATCGAGAAGTTCACGCCGGACGAAATCGGTGCCATCGGTGCCAAAGTCATCGGCAGTCTGAAGCCGGAAGCCGTGGCCGCGCTCAGCGCCGAACAGATTGCCAAGCTGAGCCCTGACCAGATCAAGGGTCTGGCGTCGAAGCAGATCGTGATGTTCACGGCCGATAAGCTTGCAGGCTTCTCCCCGGCGCAGATGAGCGCGATGACGGCTGTGCAGGTCGGCGCCCTGACCAACGCACAGATCGCCGGCCTCAGCGCCGCGCAGATCGGCCAGCTCAGCACCACGGCGCTTGCCGGTCTCAAGGCGACCCAGATCACCGCGATGACGGCCGATCAGGTCTCCGGTTTCTCGGCCGCGCAGACCGCCGTCCTGACGGCTGTCCAGGTTGCCGGCTTCACCGCTGCAAACTTCGCCAAGCTGTCCGATGATGCTGTCGTGGCTATCGGTCCCAAGGCCATTAGCGGCCTGAAGGGCGAGGTGATGCCCGTCTTTAGTGATGCGGTCTTGAGCCGGTTGAGCACGGATCAGATCAAGGCGCTGACACCGAAGCAGATCGCCGGTTTCACGCCGGCCCAGATCGGATTGCTGTCCGAGACACAGATTAAGACCCTGTCGGCCGCGCAGGCGGCGGCGCTGACCACCGCGCAGATCGGCGGCCTTAGCGCCACCCAGATCGGCCAGCTGAGCAATGCCGCCTTCAGCGGCCTGAAGGCGACGCAGATCGCGGCGATGACCGGCGATCAGATCGCCGGGCTGACGGCCAGCCAGATCGGCTTTCTCACTGTCTCGCAGATCGCCGGCTTCGGTGCCGGCAACATTGCCAAGCTGAGCCCGGAGGCATTCGCCGCCATTCCTGCAAAGGTCATCGGCAGCCTGAAGGGTGAGGCGGTTGCCGCTCTCACCGATGCGCAGATTGCCAAGCTCAGCGCCGACCAGGTCAAGGGCCTGACCTCAAGGCAGATGATGAGCTTCACGCCGGAACAGCTCGGCCTGTTCTCCGAAACGCAGATGAAGGCCCTGTCGGCGGTCCAGGTCGGATCGCTGAGCAACACGCAGATTGCCGGGCTTAGTGCGGCCCAGATCGGCCAGCTCAGCAACTCGGGTATTGCCGGCCTGAAGGCAACGCAGATCGCATCGATGAGCGCGACGCAGCTCGAAGGGCTCAGCGTGGCGCAGGTCGCGGCGATGACGGCAGCGCAG encodes the following:
- a CDS encoding methyl-accepting chemotaxis protein — encoded protein: MKRPRIKMLLSAIFAAVAIMFALLGWMAISSMSMLHGQTEVIATNWIPKISTGKSIESAFYQLDNAYSQHILASTPEEMKSAEALIAERNGALQKQLETYHPLISTPKGADLIKSIEDSIDAYRKASEHMVELSSAGKDAEAKASLSGEMRTAMNNASAHLNELLDFNTASSEKIHQQGADVFRSTLVFACSLIAGCLAILIASVVFAIAGIARPIEAITASMRVLAGGNDEAAIPFAGRTDEIGDMAAAVEVFRANSVANKRLEREGAEQRHLTEEQRLRTAESDRIRAEQMRQATSGLGNGLKHLASGDLSFQLDQPFAEDFESLRADFNGSVTQLAEVLRAVSASASSIDSGSREISQSADDLSQRTERQASSLEETAAALDEITANVANSSKRAEEAKVVAVEANESAAKSGAVVSDAVRAMERIEQSSSQISNIIGVIDDIAFQTNLLALNAGVEAARAGEAGKGFAVVAQEVRELAQRSAQAAREIKSLIDASTGEVEAGVRLVRETGDALTAIGEHVAVINRHMEAIATSSREQSLGLNEVNAAVNQMDQVTQQNAAMVEETSAAGATLATESGRLRDLIGRFRLGQQQAAAPAARAVSEAAPRAARYATSGNAALKQEWSEF
- a CDS encoding sulfatase-like hydrolase/transferase, yielding MGKVVSKIIRILLHPACVCIAAILFFALIRYLDTRWRFLPYTFAVTLVIAAIFFLFSRRPVFSFYGAAAIVLLQTAASIVKFKLKGYSLHVFDFIFTSTDTAILAFLIKYYTPLVVGAMLALVATGAFLWALFRAEKPWNAPVLVRLPALLLTVGVSIGAHPTARPGDPPFIFGFNASSLFMSFWHIPSLIGEPPLAAKLRAVQTQGALADTVECGPEVGRADLYLVLSESHASPMRFPEISFPPEIADTFRSGDGTIKPMFVETFGGGTWMSNFSMLTGLSSADFSWQAPYVNQLLEGKIKGALPEMLARCGYRTVAIMPMKYNAVNEGPFLRSIGLQEVFDAADLALPEWGVRDKLYFDFAEKLIAEHRKTDKRPLFLAMETMFAHAPYDKEMVPQALVPAESFADDRKVNEYARRVALARADLQAFLDRRAEEAPERRSVAVDFGDHQSEATLGYALALDPAKNMFADFRSPVYETYFAVRGYGVDIDYAKLDQAEDIAFVMARILNATGLPISPKFRNLNELSEACGGRYHTCNDRGIVDEHLKKLANSGLLDAS
- a CDS encoding DUF475 domain-containing protein, coding for MNQAQSHKSTLGYFRWSFIITAVGLALGAILGWQSTGTIGGMATVFFICAVLAVLEISLSFDNAIVNANKLKEMTPEWQHRFLTWGIVIAVFGMRIVFPLAIVVIAAGIGPIDAIILAAREPAEYARIMNDAHLPIAAFGGTFLMMVGLSYFFNHEKDIHWISSLERMMSRGAAIKGIEIAVVLLLILLFSSLLEGEEATTFVYSAIYGLVTFLAVEVIGGLLDASQRAMSEAARGGLGAFIYLEVLDASFSFDGVIGAFALTQNLFIIAIGLGIGAMYVRSMTIMLVEKGTLTEYRYLEHGAFYAILILAVIMYVQTLYHIPEVITGLGGATLIGISLWSSIRHNRKEAAEGLAHGHHAKSVEA
- a CDS encoding MgtC/SapB family protein; protein product: MDLVFADMFPESRIHYPVIFARMIGAVILGGLIGIEREARDHPAGFRTHILISLAAALFGIISIEAVHMPGIADDQQVRIDPLRVIEAVTAGVAFLAAGMIVFARGRVRGLTTGAGMWLSGAIGLAMGFGYWPIAFFATVAAVCVLYAFGKMEKRLSASDEKDHH
- a CDS encoding tyrosine-protein phosphatase, encoding MRYLSFIAWPAGAILGLAALVGAHAALGQATGNFHEVIAGELYRSAQPSGADVNAYAKNHGIRTILNLRNEKRTEWYTDEQKAAADNGITLIDFPMSSSRELPIAEAQKLAKIMADAPKPLLIHCEHGANRTGLASAIYVGAVEKMSETAAEFQLSPYYGNFAIKGLGRYAMYSSWDKYEETIGF